One Eptesicus fuscus isolate TK198812 chromosome 11, DD_ASM_mEF_20220401, whole genome shotgun sequence genomic region harbors:
- the ORC2 gene encoding origin recognition complex subunit 2 isoform X2, whose product MMNKLELKEDKVLEVRFVGDDDVLNHILDREGGAKFKKERPQLLVNTKKIIKKPEYDLEEDGMEVLKDKNYVEVLGRDVQESLKNGSATVGGNKVYSFQNRKHPEKMAKLASELAKTPRKNVSCSLKNDPEILTSIPQCSKGNSTSDEVQLKNNDKSEFMPTATRVLRKRLIVPRSHSDSESEYSASNSEDDEEVAQEFEEDTNKVILSPKTQAQNRVVSAPVYKATPSKKMKRDKTSDLVEEYFEAHSSSKVLTSDRTLQKLKKAKLDQQTLHNLLSKVSPSFSAELKQLNQQYEQLFHKWMLQLHLGFNIVLYGLGSKRDLLERFRATMLQDSIHIVINGFFPGISVKSILNSITEEVLDHMGTFRNILDQLDWIINKFKEDSSLELFLLIHNLDSQMLRGDKSQQIIAQLSSLRNIYLIASIDHLNAPLMWDHVKQSLYNWLWYETTTYSPYTEETSYENSLLVKQSGSLPLSSLTHVSRSLTPNARGIFRLLIKYQLDNQDNPSYLGLSFQDFYQQCREAFLVNSDLTLRAQLTEFRDHKLIRTKKGTDGVEYLFIPIDNETLSEFLEKEEEES is encoded by the exons ATGATGAATAAATTGGAGTTAAAGGAAGACAAAGTGCTGGAGGTTCGGTTTGTGGGAGATGATGATGTTCTTAATCACATTCTTGATAGAGAAGGAG GagctaaatttaaaaaggagCGACCTCAACTTTTGGTcaacacaaaaaaaataataaagaaaccgGAATATGATTTGGAGGAAGATGGCATGGAAGTCTTAAAAGATAAGAACTATGTGGAAGTTTTAGGACGAGATGTTCAAG AATCTTTGAAAAATGGCTCTGCTACCGTTGGTGGGAATAAAGTTTATTCTTTTCAGAATAGGAAACACCCTGAAAAGATGGCTAAATTAG CTTCAGAACTAGCAAAAACACCAAGGAAAAATGTGTCATGCAGTTTGAAGAATGATCCTGAAATTTTGACAAGCATTCCTCAATGTAGTAAGG GGAATTCGACTTCAGATGAAGTTCAGTTGAAG aACAATGATAAAAGTGAATTTATGCCAACAGCAACTCGTGTTCTAAGGAAAAGATTAATAg TCCCAAGATCTCACTCTGACAGCGAAAGTGAATATTCTGCTTCCAACTCAGAGGACGATGAAGAGGTTGCACAAGAATTTGAAGAGGACACTAATAAAGTCATATTGAGCCCGAAGACTCAAGCTCAGAATAGAGTAGTTTCAGCTCCTGTTTACAAAGCAACACcttctaagaaaatgaaaagagataaaACA AGTGACTTAGTGGAAGAATATTTTGAAGCTCATAGCAGTTCAAAAGTTTTAACCTCTGATAGAACACTGCAGAAATTGAAGAAAGCTAAACTGGATCAG caaactttgCATAACTTATTGAGCAAggtttctccttccttttctgctGAACTTAAACAACTAAATCAACAATATGAACAATTGTTTCATAAATGGATGTTGCAGTTACA CCTGGGGTTCAACATTGTGCTTTATGGTTTGGGTTCTAAGAGAGATCTACTAGAAAGGTTTCGAGCCACCATGCTGCAAGATTCCATTCATATTGTCATCAATGGTTTCTTTCCTGGAATCAGTGTGAAATCT ATCCTGAATTCTATAACAGAAGAAGTCCTCGATCATATGGGTACTTTCCGAAACATACTGGATCAACTAGATTGgataataaacaaatttaaagaag attcttCTTTAGAACTCTTCCTTCTTATCCACAATCTGGATAGCCAAATGTTGAGAGGAGACAAAAGCCAGCAAATTATTGCACAGTTGTCATCTTTACGTAACATATATCTTATAGCATCTATTGATCACCTCAATGCTCCTCTCA TGTGGGATCATGTAAAGCAGAGTCTTTATAACTGGCTCTGGTATGAAACGACTACATATAGTCCTTATACTGAAGAAACCTCCTATGAGAATTCTCTTCTCGTTAAACAGTCTGGATCACTACCACTTAGTTCCCTAACTCATGTCTCACGAAGCCTTACCCCTAATGCAAG GGGGATTTTCAGGCTACTAATCAAGTATCAGCTGGATAACCAGGATAACCCTTCTTACCTAG GACTTTCTTTTCAAGATTTTTACCAGCAGTGTCGGGAGGCATTCCTTGTCAATAGTGATCTGACACTTCGGGCCCAGTTAACGGAATTTAGGGACCACAAGCTTATAAGAACCAAGAAG GGAACTGATGGAGTGGAATATTTATTCATTCCTATTGACAATGAAACGTTGTCGGAGTTcctggaaaaggaggaggaggagtcgtGA
- the ORC2 gene encoding origin recognition complex subunit 2 isoform X1, translated as MMNKLELKEDKVLEVRFVGDDDVLNHILDREGGRAKFKKERPQLLVNTKKIIKKPEYDLEEDGMEVLKDKNYVEVLGRDVQESLKNGSATVGGNKVYSFQNRKHPEKMAKLASELAKTPRKNVSCSLKNDPEILTSIPQCSKGNSTSDEVQLKNNDKSEFMPTATRVLRKRLIVPRSHSDSESEYSASNSEDDEEVAQEFEEDTNKVILSPKTQAQNRVVSAPVYKATPSKKMKRDKTSDLVEEYFEAHSSSKVLTSDRTLQKLKKAKLDQQTLHNLLSKVSPSFSAELKQLNQQYEQLFHKWMLQLHLGFNIVLYGLGSKRDLLERFRATMLQDSIHIVINGFFPGISVKSILNSITEEVLDHMGTFRNILDQLDWIINKFKEDSSLELFLLIHNLDSQMLRGDKSQQIIAQLSSLRNIYLIASIDHLNAPLMWDHVKQSLYNWLWYETTTYSPYTEETSYENSLLVKQSGSLPLSSLTHVSRSLTPNARGIFRLLIKYQLDNQDNPSYLGLSFQDFYQQCREAFLVNSDLTLRAQLTEFRDHKLIRTKKGTDGVEYLFIPIDNETLSEFLEKEEEES; from the exons ATGATGAATAAATTGGAGTTAAAGGAAGACAAAGTGCTGGAGGTTCGGTTTGTGGGAGATGATGATGTTCTTAATCACATTCTTGATAGAGAAGGAGGTA GagctaaatttaaaaaggagCGACCTCAACTTTTGGTcaacacaaaaaaaataataaagaaaccgGAATATGATTTGGAGGAAGATGGCATGGAAGTCTTAAAAGATAAGAACTATGTGGAAGTTTTAGGACGAGATGTTCAAG AATCTTTGAAAAATGGCTCTGCTACCGTTGGTGGGAATAAAGTTTATTCTTTTCAGAATAGGAAACACCCTGAAAAGATGGCTAAATTAG CTTCAGAACTAGCAAAAACACCAAGGAAAAATGTGTCATGCAGTTTGAAGAATGATCCTGAAATTTTGACAAGCATTCCTCAATGTAGTAAGG GGAATTCGACTTCAGATGAAGTTCAGTTGAAG aACAATGATAAAAGTGAATTTATGCCAACAGCAACTCGTGTTCTAAGGAAAAGATTAATAg TCCCAAGATCTCACTCTGACAGCGAAAGTGAATATTCTGCTTCCAACTCAGAGGACGATGAAGAGGTTGCACAAGAATTTGAAGAGGACACTAATAAAGTCATATTGAGCCCGAAGACTCAAGCTCAGAATAGAGTAGTTTCAGCTCCTGTTTACAAAGCAACACcttctaagaaaatgaaaagagataaaACA AGTGACTTAGTGGAAGAATATTTTGAAGCTCATAGCAGTTCAAAAGTTTTAACCTCTGATAGAACACTGCAGAAATTGAAGAAAGCTAAACTGGATCAG caaactttgCATAACTTATTGAGCAAggtttctccttccttttctgctGAACTTAAACAACTAAATCAACAATATGAACAATTGTTTCATAAATGGATGTTGCAGTTACA CCTGGGGTTCAACATTGTGCTTTATGGTTTGGGTTCTAAGAGAGATCTACTAGAAAGGTTTCGAGCCACCATGCTGCAAGATTCCATTCATATTGTCATCAATGGTTTCTTTCCTGGAATCAGTGTGAAATCT ATCCTGAATTCTATAACAGAAGAAGTCCTCGATCATATGGGTACTTTCCGAAACATACTGGATCAACTAGATTGgataataaacaaatttaaagaag attcttCTTTAGAACTCTTCCTTCTTATCCACAATCTGGATAGCCAAATGTTGAGAGGAGACAAAAGCCAGCAAATTATTGCACAGTTGTCATCTTTACGTAACATATATCTTATAGCATCTATTGATCACCTCAATGCTCCTCTCA TGTGGGATCATGTAAAGCAGAGTCTTTATAACTGGCTCTGGTATGAAACGACTACATATAGTCCTTATACTGAAGAAACCTCCTATGAGAATTCTCTTCTCGTTAAACAGTCTGGATCACTACCACTTAGTTCCCTAACTCATGTCTCACGAAGCCTTACCCCTAATGCAAG GGGGATTTTCAGGCTACTAATCAAGTATCAGCTGGATAACCAGGATAACCCTTCTTACCTAG GACTTTCTTTTCAAGATTTTTACCAGCAGTGTCGGGAGGCATTCCTTGTCAATAGTGATCTGACACTTCGGGCCCAGTTAACGGAATTTAGGGACCACAAGCTTATAAGAACCAAGAAG GGAACTGATGGAGTGGAATATTTATTCATTCCTATTGACAATGAAACGTTGTCGGAGTTcctggaaaaggaggaggaggagtcgtGA